The Methylacidimicrobium sp. B4 genome contains a region encoding:
- a CDS encoding ChaN family lipoprotein → MLSLRETLAALTLLLLCYAGKASGQGWIDLLAGEPVSDADLLSDLQNARIIYLGEMHTAPSHHRIEERLLRSLAAGNAPLSLFLEALDAKDSPVLSRFLAGALSFEEFAQEIDWPRRWSNYQDYRGLCLGAREKRVRVLGLDGPPLLFHRIARQGWRSVPPAERERLGLNQVRFDPLYQRLLQLFLPIHRGMGRSWQVRAAEAQEVRDDWMAERIVEALRTTHGRKERALVVCGAGHLRFGLGLPEHVARRLSLPQRILLLAPPPERARTSGLPLARRAAAPPPLSHAALAFVDRPLADYLWLPPRAFPVKNASRSRNEAP, encoded by the coding sequence TTGCTTTCGCTTCGAGAGACGCTCGCGGCACTCACCCTGCTCCTTCTCTGCTACGCCGGGAAAGCATCCGGCCAAGGATGGATTGATCTTCTGGCCGGGGAGCCCGTTTCGGACGCAGACCTTCTCTCCGACCTGCAGAATGCGCGAATCATCTACCTGGGGGAAATGCACACCGCCCCCTCCCACCACCGGATCGAGGAGCGACTGCTCCGCTCGCTTGCCGCCGGAAACGCTCCGCTCTCTCTCTTTCTGGAGGCGCTTGATGCGAAGGACTCCCCGGTCCTCTCCCGCTTTCTCGCTGGGGCGCTTTCCTTCGAGGAATTCGCTCAGGAGATCGACTGGCCAAGACGGTGGAGCAACTATCAGGACTACCGCGGCCTCTGCCTTGGCGCCCGAGAAAAGCGCGTTCGGGTCCTCGGCCTCGACGGCCCCCCCCTACTCTTCCACCGGATCGCTCGGCAAGGGTGGCGGTCGGTGCCTCCTGCCGAACGGGAGCGCCTGGGATTGAATCAGGTCCGTTTCGATCCGCTCTATCAGCGCCTTCTTCAGCTTTTCCTTCCCATTCATCGCGGAATGGGGCGATCGTGGCAAGTCCGGGCCGCCGAGGCGCAGGAAGTGCGCGACGATTGGATGGCGGAGCGCATCGTCGAGGCTCTGCGCACGACCCACGGCCGCAAGGAACGCGCGCTGGTCGTCTGTGGAGCGGGCCATCTACGCTTCGGCTTGGGCTTGCCCGAGCATGTCGCCCGCCGCCTGTCGCTCCCGCAGCGGATTCTCCTCCTCGCACCCCCCCCGGAACGCGCGAGAACCTCGGGTCTCCCGCTCGCTCGAAGAGCAGCGGCCCCTCCCCCTCTTTCCCACGCCGCTCTCGCGTTCGTCGACCGTCCGCTTGCCGACTATCTCTGGCTTCCTCCCCGTGCGTTTCCGGTCAAGAATGCTTCCCGATCCCGCAACGAGGCTCCCTGA
- the pgsA gene encoding CDP-diacylglycerol--glycerol-3-phosphate 3-phosphatidyltransferase, with amino-acid sequence MATAKQWNLPNQISLARLCICGLFVADVSVTWPYSTTTALVLFAVGSLTDWVDGWIARRNNLVSDLGKLLDPLADKILICAAFLVLLERGAVPLWAVVVIMAREFLVTGLRALMAARGAVLAAASSGKWKTLAQMLYVLLVLTQMALAELGGGQRGAAQLLQLPAIVLLWLAVATTFTSGVLYFYRCRALVFSGESETEGGEAGLGRRRYSSSSEKRMARP; translated from the coding sequence GTGGCGACTGCCAAACAGTGGAACCTCCCGAACCAGATCAGTCTGGCAAGGCTGTGCATCTGCGGGCTCTTCGTCGCGGATGTCAGCGTGACTTGGCCCTATTCCACCACGACGGCGCTGGTGCTTTTCGCGGTGGGCAGTCTCACGGATTGGGTGGATGGTTGGATCGCACGGAGGAATAACCTCGTCAGCGATCTGGGGAAGCTCCTCGATCCCCTGGCCGACAAGATTCTGATCTGCGCCGCCTTCCTGGTTTTGCTCGAGCGAGGAGCCGTTCCTCTTTGGGCCGTGGTCGTCATCATGGCTCGGGAGTTTCTCGTCACGGGGTTGCGTGCCCTGATGGCCGCGCGAGGCGCGGTCCTTGCGGCTGCATCATCGGGGAAGTGGAAGACCTTGGCGCAGATGCTCTACGTTCTCCTGGTGCTGACGCAGATGGCCCTGGCGGAGCTGGGAGGGGGACAGCGTGGGGCGGCCCAGTTGCTGCAACTGCCTGCGATTGTGCTCCTCTGGCTGGCTGTAGCGACCACCTTTACCTCCGGCGTGCTCTACTTTTATCGTTGCCGCGCCCTGGTTTTTTCGGGAGAAAGCGAGACGGAAGGAGGGGAAGCAGGCCTTGGTCGCCGACGATATTCGTCCAGCTCCGAGAAGCGGATGGCCCGCCCTTAA
- a CDS encoding L,D-transpeptidase family protein yields MRRVGLGGKLCICALAVLLSSCVTSTTYKPTTVVRVSVHDQALEVVKDGTPTHRFPVSTSRFGLGDQPNSFRTPLGRFVVQNKIGDGVPLGGKFYHRHYTGERVDLERGSAPGHDSLLTRILWLRGLEEQNRNAYGRGIYIHGTNQEALIGQPASYGCIRMRNRDVLSLYESVPVGSLVVIQLDPLSPPPRIVAASSVARPALASPPPPAATLPPSANPSSVPPKALPVQASPSPRPAATRSQQRRSTSSRKGDRHALAHHPARSRGHSHGNRSVRGKPLAKATTRKDA; encoded by the coding sequence ATGCGACGTGTAGGCCTGGGCGGTAAGCTTTGCATCTGCGCCCTCGCGGTCCTGCTCTCGAGTTGCGTCACTTCCACGACCTATAAGCCGACCACCGTCGTGCGCGTGAGCGTGCACGATCAAGCCCTCGAAGTGGTCAAGGATGGGACTCCGACACACCGGTTTCCGGTCTCCACCTCTCGATTCGGCCTAGGGGATCAACCGAACAGCTTTCGTACGCCGCTTGGCCGCTTCGTTGTCCAGAACAAGATTGGCGACGGAGTCCCATTGGGAGGAAAGTTCTATCATCGCCACTATACCGGGGAACGGGTCGACTTGGAACGGGGAAGCGCGCCTGGCCACGACAGCCTGCTCACTCGAATCCTCTGGCTCCGCGGTCTGGAAGAGCAGAACCGCAATGCCTATGGCCGAGGAATCTACATTCATGGAACGAATCAGGAGGCGTTGATCGGCCAGCCCGCGAGCTATGGCTGCATTCGCATGCGGAATCGGGATGTCCTTTCCCTTTACGAAAGCGTGCCGGTCGGCAGCTTGGTCGTGATTCAGCTCGACCCTCTTTCTCCCCCTCCTCGTATTGTGGCCGCATCCTCCGTGGCGCGACCGGCTCTCGCATCCCCCCCGCCGCCTGCCGCGACCCTGCCGCCGTCGGCCAATCCCTCCTCGGTCCCTCCAAAGGCTCTCCCAGTCCAGGCGAGTCCTTCGCCGCGGCCCGCCGCCACTCGCAGCCAGCAGCGACGCTCCACTTCCTCTCGGAAGGGGGATCGGCATGCCCTAGCCCACCACCCTGCTCGGAGCCGGGGGCATTCTCACGGCAATCGCTCCGTTCGAGGGAAGCCTCTGGCCAAGGCAACTACCCGCAAGGATGCCTGA
- a CDS encoding BatD family protein, with protein sequence MKRLLAFPLLGAILSSSLLHAQSAHWSPPESRAALDSSCRLELFIEGGVPPTDPELPVVPYLEVSAPKRERSIGLEQGKESSVAYAYTVHPLRAGPYTVPAFPLVTDRGVVSVPPLTFWVGEPSLAPSFASSAEASLTLFRNEVWQGEPFPVEYRLLAHAGAFLEITGQPEWTPPDLLVDRWSRPERVSGESRGAFFSGLRYSALAIALSPGKISLPPVSQPVTMEAGKFGQGLFSQAIIRPLILRSAPFSLQVKPLPSPPGEGFSQAVGTFRLTSQISPSDVQVGEPATWMLRIEGMGNWTSPWKLTPPVVPSGLRVIEPAPRRQNDPDSLFCASLVMERILVADRPGRYAILPYRFTYFDPLAGIYRTALAPSAVLTVTPGSSASAGYPPDRSSLSREEIPKAEEPGKNRRPRAPLSGFARGLAPMENGWLLGEAGGLGAVILALWLSLARRHARLADPLQRRRAGLRRLRRIHREMGRAVAPAERQKQLFRWQSAIRDAWLVVPAAPELAELQAALERAQVDPVIRTAWMRLWQEAEVHLYAREASLPPDWIERSQERVRELRIPRSSWKTTFALRHLFPLLTISGLFLFSAWGTSGAAPEGSGRWAHSGGLQDLSLQNRPTDWIARSNAGAVLAGEGRWAEALAQWSAAFLLAPRDSAVRWNFSLALSRCPGVDERLSALANGPLWIRWISIGSPAEWQILLAAALAALFLGGVLLLLARYGLIPPALPLQRALLACGLALSGMAAIAVALYGPMADPCAGLVTEEAPLRSVPTEAQPQIRAVVSPALVVIGKPFLHWVQVRLASSHSGWMRAEAVVPFFQPPLEAPISPGARSEKTVLRSPPPPVEALEGTVDQSCSSRRPMTFLASSASTAKDRAPSASME encoded by the coding sequence GTGAAACGACTTCTGGCTTTTCCTCTTCTCGGTGCGATTCTTTCGAGCTCTCTTCTCCATGCCCAAAGCGCTCACTGGAGTCCTCCCGAGAGCAGGGCGGCTCTCGATTCGTCCTGCCGGTTGGAGCTTTTCATCGAGGGCGGGGTTCCTCCGACCGATCCCGAGCTTCCGGTGGTCCCCTATCTGGAGGTGAGCGCACCGAAGAGAGAGCGTTCCATCGGGCTGGAGCAGGGCAAAGAGTCCTCCGTCGCCTATGCTTACACCGTGCACCCGCTTCGCGCCGGTCCTTATACGGTCCCTGCGTTTCCCCTGGTGACCGATCGAGGCGTCGTTTCCGTCCCGCCCCTGACGTTCTGGGTTGGCGAACCATCCCTGGCTCCTTCCTTTGCCTCGTCGGCGGAGGCGTCGCTCACCCTGTTTCGAAACGAGGTCTGGCAGGGAGAGCCGTTTCCCGTCGAGTATCGCCTGCTCGCCCATGCGGGTGCCTTTCTTGAGATCACAGGGCAGCCGGAGTGGACGCCCCCCGATCTTCTCGTCGACCGCTGGAGCCGCCCCGAAAGGGTGAGCGGCGAATCACGCGGGGCTTTCTTCAGCGGCCTGCGCTATTCGGCGCTCGCAATCGCCCTTAGTCCCGGGAAGATCTCCCTTCCCCCCGTCAGCCAACCTGTGACCATGGAAGCGGGAAAGTTCGGCCAAGGGCTTTTTTCCCAAGCGATCATTCGGCCACTCATTCTTCGCTCCGCTCCCTTCTCCCTCCAGGTCAAGCCGTTGCCCTCGCCGCCCGGCGAAGGGTTTAGTCAGGCTGTGGGAACCTTTCGGTTAACCAGCCAGATTTCTCCCTCTGACGTCCAGGTCGGGGAGCCGGCCACCTGGATGCTTCGCATCGAGGGCATGGGCAACTGGACATCCCCTTGGAAGCTCACACCCCCGGTGGTTCCCTCCGGGCTGCGCGTGATCGAGCCGGCTCCACGGCGTCAAAATGATCCCGATTCCCTCTTCTGCGCCTCCCTGGTCATGGAGCGGATCCTGGTGGCCGATCGTCCCGGCCGGTATGCGATCCTTCCCTATCGGTTTACCTACTTCGACCCCCTCGCGGGTATCTACCGGACCGCTCTGGCACCATCCGCCGTCCTGACGGTCACTCCCGGTTCCTCGGCCTCAGCAGGCTATCCGCCGGACCGGTCGTCTCTGAGCCGAGAAGAGATCCCCAAGGCCGAAGAGCCCGGAAAAAATCGGCGGCCGAGAGCGCCCCTTTCGGGGTTTGCGCGCGGCCTCGCTCCGATGGAGAACGGCTGGCTTCTTGGCGAAGCGGGCGGACTCGGAGCGGTGATCCTTGCTCTTTGGCTCTCCCTGGCGCGGCGGCACGCCCGCCTCGCCGATCCCCTGCAACGCCGCCGCGCCGGGCTGCGTCGCCTTCGGCGGATCCATCGGGAGATGGGTCGAGCGGTCGCGCCGGCGGAACGGCAGAAACAACTCTTTCGCTGGCAATCGGCGATTCGGGATGCCTGGCTCGTCGTTCCCGCCGCCCCGGAGCTGGCAGAGCTCCAAGCGGCTCTGGAGCGGGCCCAGGTCGATCCTGTCATTCGCACAGCTTGGATGAGGCTCTGGCAGGAAGCGGAGGTTCATCTTTACGCGAGAGAGGCGAGTCTCCCTCCGGATTGGATCGAGCGATCCCAAGAGCGGGTTCGAGAACTCCGCATTCCTCGATCATCCTGGAAGACGACTTTTGCCCTACGTCACCTGTTCCCTCTCTTGACGATCTCGGGCCTCTTTCTTTTCTCGGCTTGGGGGACCAGCGGCGCGGCTCCTGAGGGTTCCGGGCGATGGGCGCATTCTGGAGGGCTTCAGGACCTCAGCCTACAAAACCGCCCGACCGACTGGATTGCCCGGAGCAACGCTGGCGCCGTGCTCGCCGGGGAGGGACGCTGGGCGGAAGCCCTCGCCCAATGGTCGGCCGCCTTTCTGCTAGCGCCCCGGGATTCCGCCGTCCGTTGGAACTTTTCCCTGGCGCTCTCCCGCTGCCCCGGGGTCGACGAGAGGCTCTCGGCCTTGGCGAACGGACCTCTCTGGATTCGCTGGATCAGCATCGGATCTCCCGCGGAATGGCAGATCCTTCTTGCGGCCGCTCTTGCGGCTCTCTTCCTGGGCGGGGTCTTGCTGCTCCTGGCGCGCTACGGCTTGATCCCACCGGCGCTTCCGCTCCAGAGGGCTTTGCTCGCCTGCGGTTTGGCCCTGTCCGGGATGGCGGCAATCGCCGTGGCCCTCTACGGACCGATGGCCGATCCTTGCGCCGGCCTCGTGACCGAAGAGGCACCTCTTCGTTCTGTGCCGACGGAAGCCCAACCGCAGATCCGGGCGGTGGTCTCTCCCGCGCTTGTCGTGATCGGAAAGCCGTTCCTTCATTGGGTCCAGGTGCGCCTTGCGAGCAGCCACTCGGGATGGATGCGTGCGGAGGCCGTCGTCCCTTTCTTCCAACCCCCGCTCGAGGCTCCGATCTCTCCTGGGGCAAGGAGTGAAAAGACGGTTCTGCGGTCGCCTCCTCCCCCGGTGGAGGCGCTCGAAGGAACGGTGGATCAGAGCTGCTCCAGCAGGCGGCCGATGACCTTTCTGGCATCGAGCGCCTCCACCGCAAAAGACCGGGCTCCGTCTGCTTCCATGGAGTAG
- a CDS encoding small basic protein has product MSQHRSLRRGSQLATKRNVLKRFERIALLKKRGRWKEGMRVFGLPKTRPL; this is encoded by the coding sequence ATGTCGCAACACCGGAGTCTTCGCAGAGGTTCGCAGCTCGCCACCAAGCGAAACGTGCTGAAACGCTTTGAGCGCATCGCCCTTCTGAAGAAACGGGGTCGATGGAAAGAGGGCATGCGCGTTTTCGGGCTGCCCAAGACCCGTCCGCTCTAA
- a CDS encoding efflux RND transporter permease subunit, with protein MWLVRTALKKPYTIGVLAILILFLGFFAIRKTPTDIFPEIDIPVVIIAWQYLGLVPTDMTNYITTFSDYQIANFVDGVKRVESNVFFGFSVTKVYFQPNVNISMAVAEITAVLQPLIKRMPPGTTPPLIFRFNASSVPVVQIAVSSPVLSESKLYDYTVWQLRRDLLAVRGTLLIPPWGGIVRWMTVDCDPNQLLARGLTAQDLLNVVNGQVIDYPSGDVKIGERDYFVTLNNVPKDIFEVNNFPVKLVPDPNTSVVRKNINDRVVYVRDIANVHDGGVPQWNLVRLNGRHGVLMTALKIAGGSTIQIIDQIKALLPEIRRANPQIEIRELFDQSVYVEAAIKGVVSEAGSAAFLTGVMIFLFLGSFRTTLIVVTSIPLCILLALFVLSSLGHTLNLMTLGGLALAVGILVDDATVAIENIHRNLQLGKPFRQAILDGSQEIAAPAFMATLSISVVFTSVVFLEGPPRFLFIPMALAVVFAMLFSYFLSRTLVPAMAVLLLREESEGAEEARGSAMQRFNAAFNRAFDALRERYARILAFLLAHRRRVFETAAMLVLVSLAVAFWVGRDFFPVADAGILRLHVYAPTGTRIEVTEGIFADVEKTIREVIPPEELQTVVDNMGIPIYFMSTLALSDSMNEGVFDGEIFIQLQERHHPTAQYAKRLRDLLPKRFPSCEFFFQPADMVNEVLNFGIAAPIDIHVSGLDLDLAYRFAGEIRDRVRSVPGAVDVHIHQRIDYPTLHLEIDRVRAIEMGLKQVDITNNVLNNLSSSFMVSPTYWVDPRTTINYPFLVFTQQRKISSINDLLNMTLAPTTAETVPPAASTQTLLGNVQNAELLANVAQLTETLQPAMMSRSTMKPVFDVLANVQGRDLAGVATEIEKILRDVRHRLPPLYRAEVMGQVVSMHDAFSQLGFGVLFAVVLVYLLLVTNFQSWREPFIILSVLPIGACGIIWMLFLTGTAFSVPALMGTLMTVGVASSNSILLITFANQRMAQGLTAVDAAVEAGRIRLRPVLMTAGAMIVGMLPMALGVAEGGEQYAPLGRAVIGGLVLATVGTLLFVPTVFASIRSREAGNRR; from the coding sequence ATGTGGCTCGTTCGTACCGCCCTCAAGAAACCCTATACGATTGGGGTGCTTGCGATCCTGATCCTCTTTCTCGGGTTTTTCGCCATCCGAAAAACGCCCACCGACATCTTCCCGGAGATCGACATTCCGGTCGTGATCATCGCTTGGCAGTACCTGGGCCTGGTGCCGACCGACATGACCAACTACATCACGACCTTCAGCGACTACCAGATCGCCAACTTTGTCGATGGGGTAAAGCGGGTCGAGTCGAACGTCTTCTTCGGCTTTTCGGTCACGAAGGTCTATTTCCAGCCGAACGTCAACATTTCCATGGCCGTCGCCGAGATCACGGCGGTTCTCCAACCGCTCATCAAGCGGATGCCGCCGGGGACTACGCCTCCGTTGATCTTTCGCTTCAATGCCTCCTCGGTTCCGGTCGTCCAGATCGCCGTCTCCAGTCCCGTCCTCTCAGAATCGAAGCTCTATGATTACACGGTCTGGCAGCTCCGCCGGGACCTCCTGGCGGTCCGCGGAACCCTTCTCATTCCCCCGTGGGGCGGCATCGTGCGCTGGATGACCGTGGACTGTGATCCCAACCAGCTCTTAGCCCGGGGCTTGACGGCCCAGGATCTGCTGAACGTCGTCAACGGGCAGGTCATCGACTATCCGTCGGGAGACGTGAAGATTGGGGAGCGCGACTATTTTGTCACCCTCAACAACGTTCCGAAAGACATCTTCGAGGTGAACAACTTCCCGGTGAAGCTCGTCCCGGATCCGAACACCTCGGTCGTCCGGAAGAACATCAACGACCGCGTCGTCTACGTGCGCGACATTGCCAATGTCCACGACGGCGGAGTGCCGCAATGGAACCTGGTCCGGCTCAACGGACGGCACGGGGTTCTGATGACGGCGCTCAAGATCGCCGGGGGCTCCACCATCCAGATCATCGACCAGATCAAGGCGCTTCTGCCCGAGATCCGCCGGGCCAATCCGCAGATCGAGATCCGGGAGCTCTTCGACCAGTCGGTTTACGTGGAGGCGGCGATCAAGGGGGTGGTCAGCGAGGCGGGGAGCGCAGCGTTCCTGACAGGGGTCATGATCTTTCTCTTCCTGGGGAGCTTCCGGACGACCTTGATCGTCGTGACCTCGATTCCGCTCTGCATCCTTCTGGCGCTCTTCGTGCTCAGCAGCCTGGGGCATACCCTCAATCTGATGACCCTCGGGGGGCTTGCGCTCGCGGTCGGAATCCTGGTGGACGATGCAACGGTAGCGATCGAGAACATTCACAGGAATCTCCAGTTGGGAAAGCCCTTCCGGCAAGCGATCCTCGATGGGAGCCAGGAGATCGCTGCACCCGCGTTCATGGCGACGCTTTCGATATCCGTCGTTTTCACTTCGGTCGTCTTCTTGGAAGGCCCGCCCCGCTTTTTGTTCATCCCGATGGCGCTGGCCGTCGTCTTCGCGATGCTCTTCTCCTATTTTCTCTCCCGGACCCTCGTTCCCGCGATGGCGGTGCTCTTGCTGCGCGAGGAATCCGAAGGCGCTGAAGAGGCACGGGGCTCGGCCATGCAGCGATTCAACGCGGCATTCAACCGAGCGTTCGATGCGCTCCGCGAACGGTACGCACGAATCCTCGCCTTCCTTCTCGCTCATCGCCGGCGCGTCTTTGAGACCGCGGCCATGCTCGTGCTCGTGAGCCTGGCGGTGGCGTTCTGGGTGGGTCGTGACTTCTTCCCGGTCGCCGACGCCGGGATCTTGCGGCTCCATGTCTATGCGCCTACCGGGACTCGGATCGAGGTCACCGAAGGAATTTTTGCTGATGTGGAAAAGACCATTCGGGAAGTCATTCCTCCCGAAGAGTTGCAGACGGTCGTCGACAACATGGGAATCCCGATCTACTTCATGTCGACGCTCGCACTTTCCGATTCGATGAATGAAGGAGTCTTCGACGGCGAGATCTTCATTCAGCTCCAGGAGCGACACCATCCGACCGCTCAGTACGCCAAGCGCCTGCGGGATCTCCTTCCGAAGCGTTTTCCCAGCTGCGAATTCTTTTTTCAGCCAGCCGATATGGTCAACGAGGTGCTCAATTTCGGGATCGCCGCTCCGATCGACATCCACGTCAGCGGCCTGGATCTCGACCTCGCCTATAGGTTCGCGGGCGAGATCCGTGATCGGGTCCGATCGGTGCCAGGGGCGGTCGACGTCCACATCCACCAGCGAATCGATTATCCCACCCTGCATCTCGAAATCGATCGCGTGCGCGCGATCGAGATGGGGCTCAAGCAGGTGGACATCACCAACAACGTCCTCAACAATCTCTCCAGCAGCTTCATGGTCAGCCCGACCTACTGGGTCGATCCACGAACGACCATCAACTATCCGTTTCTGGTCTTCACCCAGCAGCGAAAGATCTCCTCGATCAACGATCTTCTCAACATGACGCTGGCTCCCACGACGGCAGAGACGGTTCCTCCGGCCGCCTCGACGCAGACCCTCCTCGGAAACGTTCAGAATGCGGAGCTGCTGGCGAACGTGGCCCAGTTAACCGAAACGCTCCAACCGGCCATGATGAGCCGCTCCACCATGAAACCGGTCTTCGACGTCTTGGCGAATGTCCAGGGCCGCGATCTGGCGGGGGTAGCGACGGAGATCGAAAAGATTCTGCGAGACGTGCGGCACAGGCTGCCACCCCTCTATCGGGCCGAGGTCATGGGCCAGGTAGTCAGCATGCACGATGCGTTTTCCCAGCTCGGGTTCGGCGTCCTCTTCGCCGTCGTGCTCGTCTACCTGCTGCTGGTCACCAACTTTCAGTCCTGGAGGGAGCCCTTCATCATCCTCTCGGTCCTGCCGATCGGAGCTTGCGGGATCATCTGGATGCTCTTCCTGACGGGAACTGCCTTCAGCGTGCCCGCCTTGATGGGCACACTCATGACCGTCGGGGTGGCCAGCTCCAACAGCATCCTGTTGATCACCTTTGCCAATCAGCGCATGGCGCAGGGATTGACGGCGGTCGACGCGGCCGTGGAAGCTGGCAGGATCCGGCTCCGCCCCGTCTTGATGACGGCTGGAGCGATGATTGTGGGCATGCTTCCGATGGCCTTGGGAGTGGCAGAGGGAGGCGAGCAATATGCTCCTCTGGGACGCGCGGTCATCGGAGGATTGGTCCTCGCAACCGTTGGCACGCTGCTCTTCGTCCCTACCGTCTTCGCCTCGATTCGGAGCCGGGAGGCTGGGAACCGGCGGTAA
- a CDS encoding BsuPI-related putative proteinase inhibitor, which yields MKRAIVLLAWWLALLPAWSIDVSPSKNTHPNIIDDTPRKHWSLFSFRFGDPKRIEKANQVNFRNLEARLQVERNPFPLALLHDRLDSATIRLTFQVFNKGKQTYSFTFPNAQRYDFVLRDASNQPIYVWSADKEFLSIEGMSMLDPGDSLTFTDVLPVEDLDRPLSPGTYHVEMTLAGYPEVTAATSFTVVP from the coding sequence GTGAAACGCGCGATCGTGCTGCTCGCCTGGTGGCTTGCCTTGCTTCCGGCATGGAGCATCGATGTAAGCCCGAGCAAGAACACCCATCCCAACATCATCGACGACACGCCGCGGAAGCATTGGAGCCTCTTTTCGTTTCGCTTTGGCGACCCGAAGCGAATCGAAAAGGCAAACCAGGTCAATTTTCGCAACTTGGAAGCGCGCCTGCAGGTCGAGCGGAATCCGTTTCCCCTGGCCTTGCTTCACGATCGGCTCGACTCGGCTACCATACGGCTCACCTTTCAGGTATTCAACAAGGGGAAGCAGACCTACTCGTTTACCTTTCCCAATGCCCAGCGCTACGATTTCGTCCTGCGCGATGCGTCGAACCAGCCGATCTACGTCTGGTCAGCGGATAAGGAATTTCTCTCGATCGAGGGGATGTCGATGCTCGACCCGGGTGATTCGCTGACATTTACCGATGTGTTGCCGGTCGAGGATCTCGACCGTCCGCTTTCCCCGGGGACCTACCACGTCGAGATGACCCTGGCCGGGTATCCCGAGGTCACCGCGGCCACCTCCTTCACCGTGGTGCCGTAG
- a CDS encoding efflux RND transporter periplasmic adaptor subunit produces the protein MRKEPASHQNLLLRFVPALRPGGLPAFWTRFSKSVARIAGRRHPGWIVGAMLVVLFGVGLVKRAIDWRALQRIVAESKRIYVQLVTPEPTPASLPLALPGTTQGFYETPIWARVSGYVKRWYHDIGERVNEGDLLCEIDAPEVDHTVSNLRAKADIARINFDRWKALVQTRAVSQEEYDVQRTGYDAALAELNRWIEWQKFERVTAPFAGVITARNIDIGTLVAGQGEFPFGALRQLYRMAQISLLRIYVAVPQSYSFAVREGMTAKVMIPEMPNEIRDALVVRTAMGLESASRTLLTEVDLPNPDQKLLPGLYVLVSFQVPSRAPFTLPVNTVFDRPDGHYLVVVDASNRCHLRKVDLGNNDGYKVEIQSGIQAGERVVLSPPDRAKVEGATVTVVSVREGPRPEPKGKP, from the coding sequence TTGCGGAAAGAACCGGCATCGCATCAGAATCTCCTCCTGCGGTTTGTACCCGCTTTGCGGCCGGGAGGCCTACCGGCATTCTGGACGCGGTTCTCGAAGTCGGTGGCCAGGATTGCGGGGAGGCGGCATCCCGGCTGGATCGTGGGCGCCATGCTCGTCGTGCTCTTCGGGGTCGGGCTGGTGAAGCGGGCCATCGATTGGAGGGCCTTGCAGCGGATCGTTGCGGAGAGCAAGAGGATCTACGTACAGCTGGTCACCCCGGAACCGACCCCCGCTTCGCTCCCTCTGGCCTTGCCGGGCACGACGCAGGGCTTCTATGAGACGCCGATCTGGGCTCGGGTCAGCGGATATGTCAAGAGGTGGTATCATGACATCGGCGAGCGAGTGAACGAAGGGGACCTGCTCTGCGAGATCGATGCGCCGGAAGTCGACCACACCGTATCGAACTTGAGAGCCAAGGCAGACATCGCCCGAATCAACTTCGATCGCTGGAAGGCGCTAGTACAAACCAGGGCGGTCTCGCAGGAGGAATACGATGTCCAGCGAACCGGGTACGATGCGGCCCTTGCGGAGCTCAACCGGTGGATCGAATGGCAGAAGTTCGAAAGGGTGACCGCTCCCTTTGCCGGCGTAATTACGGCGCGCAACATCGACATCGGAACCCTCGTCGCCGGCCAGGGCGAATTTCCCTTTGGAGCGTTGCGGCAGCTCTATCGGATGGCGCAAATCTCTCTTTTGCGCATCTACGTCGCGGTGCCCCAATCCTACTCCTTCGCGGTCCGGGAGGGCATGACGGCGAAGGTGATGATCCCGGAGATGCCGAACGAGATCCGGGACGCGCTTGTCGTCCGTACCGCGATGGGGCTCGAGTCGGCCTCGCGCACCCTGCTCACCGAGGTCGACCTGCCCAATCCCGATCAGAAGCTCCTGCCGGGTCTCTACGTGCTGGTCAGCTTTCAGGTCCCAAGCCGGGCTCCCTTCACCTTACCAGTCAACACGGTCTTCGATCGCCCCGATGGCCATTATCTCGTCGTCGTCGATGCGTCCAATCGATGTCACCTCCGGAAGGTTGATCTCGGGAACAACGACGGATACAAGGTAGAGATTCAATCCGGCATCCAGGCGGGGGAGCGAGTGGTCTTGAGCCCTCCGGACCGAGCGAAGGTGGAGGGCGCCACCGTCACGGTCGTCTCCGTGCGGGAAGGCCCTCGACCAGAACCCAAAGGGAAGCCGTAG